One genomic window of Arachis stenosperma cultivar V10309 chromosome 10, arast.V10309.gnm1.PFL2, whole genome shotgun sequence includes the following:
- the LOC130957832 gene encoding B3 domain-containing transcription factor VRN1-like: MPNKFCRKYVEDMPNPVKLLPPDGTEWRIDWTNRDGEILFDKGWKDFATFYTLENGHVLWFEYNGTSNIKVNIFDMTALEIDYPSNGQIGDDNSVEILDEPLPRRSRGRPKKKVIAESKQSRASTSKKMKGAIKTKDIDKNTNTQNLKLHVENEKDGQSEETADLKLPIIQRARPDMDVVREAKKFKSKNPSFVIKIKQMHRTGLPANLPVCFFRMYFENTKQYAILRVGKKQWHATLIHYPNRKNALISHWRLFVVENNLKAGDVCIFELVNRQGPELKVHIRRSHD; this comes from the exons ATGCCAAACAAGTTCTGTAGGAAATATGTTGAAGATATGCCAAATCCAGTGAAACTCCTGCCTCCAGATGGCACTGAATGGAGAATTGATTGGACTAATCGTGATGGTGAGATTTTGTTTGATAAGGGTTGGAAAGATTTTGCTACATTTTACACTTTGGAGAATGGTCATGTGTTGTGGTTTGAGTACAATGGAACTTCTAACATCAAAGTAAACATATTCGACATGACTGCCCTCGAAATTGATTATCCTTCTAATGGCCAAATCGGTGATGACAACTCGGTTGAGATTTTGGATGAACCGCTGCCACGAAGGAGCCGAGGCCGTCCGAAGAAAAAAGTGATAGCAGAATCAAAGCAATCACGTGCTTCTACAAGCAAAAAAATGAAAGGTGCCATCAAAACTAAAGATATAGATAAAAACACCAATACACAAAACTTGAAGTTGCATGTCGAGAATGAAAAAGATGGTCAATCTGAAGAGACAGCAGATCTTAAGCTGCCAATAATTCAACGTGCCAGACCAGATATGGATG TTGTTAGAGAAGCAAAGAAGTTCAAGTCGAAAAATCCTTCTTTTGTCATCAAGATTAAGCAAATGCACCGAACAGGATTACCAGCA AATCTTCCAGTTTGTTTCTTCAGAATGTACTTCGAGAACACGAAGCAGTATGCAATTTTACGAGTTGGAAAGAAGCAGTGGCATGCAACATTGATCCATTATCCAAATAGGAAGAATGCCCTTATCTCTCATTGGCGCTTGTTCGTTGTAGAAAATAACTTAAAAGCCGGAGATGTTTGCATCTTTGAGCTCGTTAACAGACAAGGTCCAGAACTTAAGGTTCATATTCGTCGAAGCCATGATTAG